Genomic segment of Pirellulales bacterium:
TCACCCCGATCTTCCTCGATTGGCGCTGCAGCCGGTTTACGAAAACGACTCGTATGCGATCTATGAACTGAAAGGCAAAAAATAGAGCGCAAAACCCAGAACTGCGATGACCGACAATCTTCCCGAATTGCTTGCCGCGCGACTACAACCATCATTGCCCGGCCCCTTGGCGCAGCGGCAGATGGAACCTGAATTGAGTTTTGGCCGGCACTTTGGCCCTCCTCGGTACGATGCTCGTCCGGCGGCCGTCGTTGCGCTGCTCGTCCAGCGGCGCGGCGAGTGGTTTCTGCCTTTGATGGTGCGCCCCGATTCGATGGCCCATCATGCCGGTCAGATCAGTTTACCGGGGGGTGCCATCGAACCGGGCGAAAGCTGCGAAGAAGCTGCGCTGCGCGAGCTGGAGGAAGAACTTGGCGTGCCACGAATGGCCGCGCTGCTGCTTGGGCAACTTACGCCGTTGTATGTCTACGGGACGAATTTTTTAGTGACGCCGTGGGTTGCCGCGATTCGTCGTGAGATTGTTTTTCAGCCAAATCCGGCGGAGGTCGCCGCGGTGTTGGAAGTGCCGCTTGCGCATCTGATGGACTTATCGCACCGCGGCGAACATCTCCAGACTCGCGGCACCGTGGTCTTTCGCGCACCTCATTTCAACTGGTCGAGGCATCAAATTTGGGGCGCGACGAGTATGATCCTTGCCGAATTGATCGCCCTGATCTAGGCGACCTGGATCGAGGCTTGTCGCCAATCGGTTCTAATCGTTTCAAGCCGCATAATCGGCCCGATTCCCGACGGATCGGCGCGCAATCTGCTTGGCGTGTGTCATGTTTAGAAGTGCCGTGCGACGTCCTTGCTGGAGCCATTCATGTCTACGCTCATGCTTGTCCGATTCAAGAGCCTTGCCGAATTTATCCCTGCCATCGAAGCTTGGAACGATCTATGGCGACGCAGTCTCAATGGCGCGGATCTCACCGCGCCATCGGCCAGCGGAGAATCCATCCAACTGTGGCTGCAACATTTTGCTTCGAGCAGCCGGTTCGTTGCGCTGGCCGTTGAGCAAGACGGCCAATTGGTCGCAGCCTTGCCGCTGGTCGAGCGGCGGGTGAAAGGGGCGTTTTCGGTCGGCTCGCTCCCGACAAACCACTGGTGCTGGGCCGGCGATCTGCTGGTCGATCCGACGGCCGATGTTGGCTGCGCATTGGAAATGTTGGCTGCTGAAGTGCGGCGATTGCCTTGGCCGCTGTTGTGGTTCGAAATGGCCCCACTGGAATCGCCTCGCTGGAAAGCGTTTCTGGCTGCATTGAAATTCGTCGGCAGTTCGTTCGTCGCCAGCGAAAAATTCCGCATCGGAACCGTCGAAATCGCATCGCAACTTGGCCGTAATTGGGAAGCGTATCAAACCGCCTGGTCGGGAAATCACCGGCGGCATATGCGAAAAGCAGTTCGCCGGTCGAATGAAGAAGGGGGAGTCGAGCTTGAAATTCGCCACCCAACATCGACCAATGATCTCGAATGGCTGTTGCGCGAAGCGTTTGAAGTCGAAAACCGCAGTTGGAAAGGCCACGCCCAAACCTCTGTTCTGAGCAACCTAATCGTCTGGAGTTTCTACAAGCAACAGGCTGCGGCCATTGCCCGACAAGGGCAGCTTGAAATCGCCTTTCTTCGTCATCGGGGAGAGGCCATTGCGTTTGAATACGGCTGGCACGCCGGTGGCGTTTATTACACGCCAAAAGTTGGCTACGACGATGCATTCAGCCGATTCAGCCCCGGCCAAGTGCTGCGAGCATTACGGTATGAGAAAGCGTTTGCTGATCACAACGTGCGGTCGATCGATTTCTACGGCCCGTTGAGCGAAGCAACCGCGAAGTGGGCCACCCGGACGTATCCCGTCAGCCGATTGGTTGTCGAAACCGGCGGCACCGGTGGCCGTACACTATTATGGGCGTATCAAAACCTGTGGGGCGGCGTCCGCAAATGGCGACGGCGGGGCGAAGAATCGAAGCGGCTGGACATCGTACAAGTTGACGAAGCCGAACCGGCCCCCCTGGATGCACAAGGCTAGATGTTGGATGCTAGATGCTAGATCGAGGAACAATACGAATTATCGAGCATCCAGCATCAATTTTCAATATCTGCCGTCGTCGCGGCAATCGGTATTCATGCCCGTAAATCCGTCTCTGCTCGCCGTCGCTTTCGACCTCGATGGTCTGATGTTTAACACCGAGGAGCTGTACCAAGAGGTCGGCGCCGAGCTGCTTCGCCGCCGCGGCAAGGAGTTTGTGCCGGAATTGTTGCATCAAATGATGGGCCGCCCGCAGGCGATCGCCTTGCAAATGATGATCGATTGGCATTCGCTATCCGATACGGTAGAAGTTCTGAGCGCTGAAACGAAAGAAGTGTTTGTCGAACTGCTCGATCACCGGCTCGCGCTGATGCCGGGCTTGGCCGAACTGCTTGATGCGCTGGAATTCGCCGAAATTCCCAAGGCGGTCGTCACCAGCAGCGGCCCGAAGTTCACATGCGATGTACTCGGACGATTCAATCTCGAATCGCGCTTTTCGTTCATCGTCACCTGTGAAGATGTGCAGATCGGCAAGCCCGATCCGGAAATTTATCTGCAAGCGGCTGCCCGATTCGGCGTCGCCCCGCAGCGAATGATGGCACTGGAAGATAGCGCCAACGGTTGCCGCGCAGCGGTTGCCGCTGGCTCGTTTGCGGTTGCCGTACCAGCCGAGCATAGCATCACGCACCAATTTCCCGGAGCTGCCTTGGTGGCCGAAACGCTACGCGATCCGAGAATCTATATAGCGCTGGGAATACGAACTTTCAGTAGTTGATGCCATGTTAGCGCAGCCTTTCCAATGATCGACGTAAGTCCTTTCGCTACAACGCGCTATGAGTTGATCTTCCACTGCTAGTCGGTCGTTCGTTAGCGACTGGCAGTGGCCGGGCCGAAGTGAGGGAGAAGGATTTGTTGATGCCTGCATGGCCGCGTAATGCATCACGGCTTGTGTGGACGCGCGCCACCACTGCTCGTCGCTCTGGCTGTGGTCGTTCGTTCGCCGTGCATACCGCCTACGCTATGCGCAGGCCTCCCGACTTCGTACAAAGGCTCGACCGACGACCTCCTGCGGCCAGACTTGCGGTTTTCCGCGGCTTGTGGATTTGCCTCAAAATCCGTACTTTACAGTTTGGCATTCTGTCTCGCGGCTTCACGGATTGAGCTTCATGCCCGTACTATCGACAAAACTGCCGGTGCGCATCGCGATTATCGGCGCTGGCAAGGTGAGCGATTACCACCATGTACCCGGAATCCGGGTCGATCCGCGCGCTAAGCTGGTGGCGGCCTGCGACGCCGACCCGAAGCTGCTCGAGGCTCGCCGCAAAGATTGGGAAATTGATAAGGTCACGAACGATTTCGAGGCGATTTGCAGCGACCCCGAAATCGACGCGGTCATCATCGCCACGCCGAATTTCACCCACAAGCCAATCGCATTGGCCGCCGCCAACTATGGCAAGCACATCATATGCGAAAAGCCGCTTGGTCTGAACGCCGGCGAAGTTCGCGACATCTATGTGGCCGCTCGCGAGGCGGGGGTGGTACACATGACGGCGTTTACGTATCGTTTTGCTCCAGCGATGCGTTATTTGCGACACTTGGTCAAATCGGGCGCGCTTGGCCAGCCGCGGCATTTTCGCAGCCAGCGGTTCTTGGACTGGCCGGAAACGAGCTGGGGCTGGCGACAATATCAGGAAAAGGCTGGGGCTGGCGATTTATTCGACATGACGATTCACCGCATCGATTTTGCGATCGACATCGTCGGACCGATCGAGCGAGTCTGCGGCGCCGTGGCGCGATTTGCCCCGCGAACAGCGACCACCGATGGAAAACAATGTCCCCCGTCGGACGTGGACGATTGGTCAAGCCTGCTGGCCCAGTTCAAGAATGGCGCTACCGGCGTGTGGGAAGGAACGACGCTGGCGAAAGGCTATGGTCGCGGAGGCTTCGGCCACGAATGGGCGGAAATCAACGGCTCGGAAGGCTCTGCCGTGTACCAATTGCACCAGCCGAATGCAATTTTGTTGGGCCGCACTGGCGACGACCTGTCGCCACAACCGGTCCCCACCGAATTCTTAAAGCCTGATGGTAGCCCGCGATCGCTCACCGACGGCGAACCGGCGACACTGTTCCGTTACGACCTCATGTGGGAGTTCGTCTCGGCAATTGCGGAAGGTCGCGAGGCAGTGCCAAGTTTTTATGA
This window contains:
- a CDS encoding Gfo/Idh/MocA family oxidoreductase, yielding MPVLSTKLPVRIAIIGAGKVSDYHHVPGIRVDPRAKLVAACDADPKLLEARRKDWEIDKVTNDFEAICSDPEIDAVIIATPNFTHKPIALAAANYGKHIICEKPLGLNAGEVRDIYVAAREAGVVHMTAFTYRFAPAMRYLRHLVKSGALGQPRHFRSQRFLDWPETSWGWRQYQEKAGAGDLFDMTIHRIDFAIDIVGPIERVCGAVARFAPRTATTDGKQCPPSDVDDWSSLLAQFKNGATGVWEGTTLAKGYGRGGFGHEWAEINGSEGSAVYQLHQPNAILLGRTGDDLSPQPVPTEFLKPDGSPRSLTDGEPATLFRYDLMWEFVSAIAEGREAVPSFYDGLNSQIVADAVLQSHAERRWVDIPLAER
- a CDS encoding GNAT family N-acetyltransferase, translated to MSTLMLVRFKSLAEFIPAIEAWNDLWRRSLNGADLTAPSASGESIQLWLQHFASSSRFVALAVEQDGQLVAALPLVERRVKGAFSVGSLPTNHWCWAGDLLVDPTADVGCALEMLAAEVRRLPWPLLWFEMAPLESPRWKAFLAALKFVGSSFVASEKFRIGTVEIASQLGRNWEAYQTAWSGNHRRHMRKAVRRSNEEGGVELEIRHPTSTNDLEWLLREAFEVENRSWKGHAQTSVLSNLIVWSFYKQQAAAIARQGQLEIAFLRHRGEAIAFEYGWHAGGVYYTPKVGYDDAFSRFSPGQVLRALRYEKAFADHNVRSIDFYGPLSEATAKWATRTYPVSRLVVETGGTGGRTLLWAYQNLWGGVRKWRRRGEESKRLDIVQVDEAEPAPLDAQG
- a CDS encoding CoA pyrophosphatase — encoded protein: MTDNLPELLAARLQPSLPGPLAQRQMEPELSFGRHFGPPRYDARPAAVVALLVQRRGEWFLPLMVRPDSMAHHAGQISLPGGAIEPGESCEEAALRELEEELGVPRMAALLLGQLTPLYVYGTNFLVTPWVAAIRREIVFQPNPAEVAAVLEVPLAHLMDLSHRGEHLQTRGTVVFRAPHFNWSRHQIWGATSMILAELIALI
- a CDS encoding HAD family phosphatase, with product MPVNPSLLAVAFDLDGLMFNTEELYQEVGAELLRRRGKEFVPELLHQMMGRPQAIALQMMIDWHSLSDTVEVLSAETKEVFVELLDHRLALMPGLAELLDALEFAEIPKAVVTSSGPKFTCDVLGRFNLESRFSFIVTCEDVQIGKPDPEIYLQAAARFGVAPQRMMALEDSANGCRAAVAAGSFAVAVPAEHSITHQFPGAALVAETLRDPRIYIALGIRTFSS